tttatttttagttattttgataaaaaggtcacaaataatgaaaagtagCCACGTCCCTGGCGGCCATCATTTATTTACGAATCAGCATGAAgttgaaattaaaattgattgagGGTCACCTTAGGAACATttctatgaaattattttaaaatcgggCCAGTGAATTCAGAGGTGTAGATTTGCAAAGTTTTTAATATAGACTTATTGTGAAAAGCAGCACCACCCGTCCACCCACTGGCAACATGTTTTTACTGACTCAAAATGGGGTTATGGGGTTTGACAGAGGGTCACCAAAGgattattttttgtgaaatcatttttaaatcgGTCCAGCGGATTCTTAGGagaaaattttcatttttccatatagacagATAAATAGTGAAAAGAAGCCCGCCCGTTtgtaaccatgttttttttacgaATCACTTTTGGGTGAAAGAATTTGAAACAGGGTCAccttaggaacatttctgttaaattaTGGTTCAATTTGGCCAGCGGTTTCAGCCAAAAAGATGTGATTTCCTTTGGTTGCCCTGActaccagagttctgcatggcaCCACTTTTATTGAAGGGATCTGGAagaggaccacccaaggaacattcctacGAAGTTTAGTTGCAATTGTCCCAGTGGTTTTGGAGgagaagttgtttgaaggaaaatgttgatgAGTGACGGACAACGGACAATCACCCTATCACAATTGCTCATTATTAATAACGGAACACTTATTGATTAGGTCAGCTCAAAACAGAAAGGAACcattattttgcaattacaTCCAAACATAATGACAAtcaattattcttatttaattatCAGTAAATATGCTGTCATATGCCTTTCCTTTTCACAAATGTCTAAAtctaattaaagctgcactatcacagatttgacaacttattttttttggaatgatCCAATGTTTACGTAAATATTAACAACCAGTAATAcacgactgctgacaaaagatcagatcgcagattttcatatttccgttcgaaaactaaatgttttatagcattactaacgatttaagtacaatgcattaaacaacaatatttgaacataaatatgaaaacatgcgatctgatcttttgtacgcagtcttatatcactggtttccatgcatttttgcaaataatggcttGTTCCAAaacgaaaaattaaaacaaagttgtcaaaacgttcaatctgagagagtgcagcaTTCAGGTATTCTTTGTACAGACATGTAAGCTTGTCATTTCATTAAGCCattggtaaaaatgttaaaatatttatgccTGATGACTCTCtattaatttgatatcatttaaaagggCATTGCTTGCTGAcaactaatatttacaataaatgacACAAGAATTACAGATCAAGCTGCAGTAtgatttcaactgaaatcgggCGTGAACTGacctattttgcaatatttcatagcaaaaaaagtttgtaagatgttaatttgtttacatGTCTTTCTTTACTCATTCCTCGTTTTCCCATGccataaaattaataaagggGCATCAGGATTCAAAACTCACATATTTTTCCTTATGTGCGTAATTCTTTAGCACTAAGATAATggaaatgcatataaaatatctttttcCAAAAAAGGAACGCTTTGGCCTCTTTAAACCTTGTTAAAATCTAGTAGAATACCGTAATCATCATTAACTCTGTCGCATCAGGTTTTTTTCCAGACTGTTGTGCTTCTGGGACACACTGTGATTGGTTACATTCTGCTTTTGTAGTTAAGTCATTTTGCATTTCAGAATTAAAAGCATTGAGTTGAGTTTCCTCTTGTATGGTCTCAGTCTTAGGACCTGTGTATTTACGCAACCGTGTGCATTTACAACGTACTATTAAAGCAACAACAGTTACCAGTATAAGGCTCactaaacaaataataataataataatattagtggtagtagtagtagtagtagtagtaatagtagtagaaaTGGGCACAACGTGTTTGGTTGTACCACCTGTCGTTTCAGATTCTGCTTGGTTAGATGCATTTCTTATATCATccatacaaataaatgtattttcatttgaacagTTTTCTGTCTCCATATAAATGGTTCCACTGAATCGTGTGATTGATAAACATGACCAGGTAACATTGCCATTGTTTTCACCATCATTCTCAATAGCCTTGAAAGCTCGAAAACTGCCAAGCATTACGGAATAATTCAAAGATTCTGTTATGCCTGAATTAAACGGTATAAGGGTTCCATTGTATTGCCAACAGTTTCGGTAATGCTCaaagaatgtatttttttcctcGTTGAAGCATAATTCATCTACCCTAGGTTTACATTCGCTACTAAGATCACTATCAACACGTTGTGTGCATATGCTATATAAAGTAGATGAACATTTAGTGTTAAAGTACGAGGTTTTGCCACTTTCCTGAAATGAAGCCCCAAGGCAGTTGaaatttgctgattttgatTGTGCCTTAAAGAGCAGTTTTCCCATCAGCCTGAAAACAATTATCCTTTTGTGAATGTCCAAAAAATCATGTTCTAGACATTCCGGTGTGTGTGGAAACCGGAATGAGTCAGACATGCACAAACACGAATCTTTGTAAATCCCTAGATATCCCGTCGAATGTAAAATATGGTCACAGAACACGCTGCATTCGAAAAGGATGTTAGAATGTAATGTCCTGATCcttacaaacatgtgtttattcTGGTTGCTAAACCTCATGCAAGTGTAAAGGGCTATATACGGTCCAGTTTGAGCCTGCCCTTGTACCCATACAGATTCCCCGTCCGTTAACAGGTTGTTGTATTCACCAAGTTCACATGTGATGTTGATTAGTTCATTGAATTTAAGCAATTCCTGTGTAATAAGACCTCCGCGATTTTGACAGCTCACTTTAGCATTCGCGTAGTTGCTTAAATGTGCTTTCTCCCCTTGAGCAATGATAATTAAATAAGCATTTAtcaccaaaataaacattttatatggcTTTATGGACACTCAATCGGTTTCGTTTTTATGGAGTAGTGGCGataggaaacatttttttctgaatttcttgAAAGTCCGGCGTGACATCTGACCTCGATAACAAACACCTCTAGGAGCAGCAATCAGCCTGTAATAAGAAAGtcatattaattaattaatataattctATAGAGTAATTATAAAGATGGCATTCAATAACCGTTGAAGGTAGTACGTTGAAATTTGATCGTTACTTAAGACGTTGACACGTTGAAAGTAGAACGTTGCATGAACCGTTGTTCGTTGTTTGAGTAAACTAAACGTGTTAATTGACACTGTCTATCAGTTCGTTCCCTGATCACTGTCAGGCTCAACCCGCGCCCAGTGTTACCGGGTTGAAGGCCGTGAAAACTTACTGTTATTGAACCGTTCGTacaggatttttttttgcaaatttaagGACTTTTCCTCCAGCAGGCTAAAATTCAGATTGAAGTTCCTGAGTGCAAGGCTTCTTATTAactgatcggaaaccatttaaCTCACGTCACTGCAACCTATAATGCGACGGTGACCTAAGAATTGAACTACTGATTCCAAGATCAAAAGGGGTAAccaactagtcatgaccaactggcataccaagtatgaattTCCTAGGTGCAAGAATTTAGTTATTCAGTGgaactgttttctttatatcAAGGTCATctcgaccttgacctttgacctactgatcccaaaatcagaaggggtcatcttctagtcatgatcaactggcatcccaagtataaagttccttcGTGAAAGCGTTCTATATTTATTGAGTGGAGaccatttttaagctttagGTCACCGCAAACAtagttttttacctgaaggttaaacctgaccttgacctttgactttcTAATCTCCAAATcgatatgggtcatctactggtcatggcCAACACGCATACCAAATTTGAAGTTCCTGGATCTTAGcgttctaaagttattgagcggaatgATGTGTGACctacagactgactgactgacagacatgacaaaacattatttttatgtctcCTGCCTGACAGACATggcaaaaacattatttttatgtctcTCCTATTGGCCTCACGCGTTACGCTTATTGCCAATCTACTTATTAGAAACCGCAAGGCGTCTTGAGCCTTGATAATTGGTATGCAGCCTCTTTTGGTGGACCTTAAttaaccaagattgttcaaattatatcCCGGAGGTCAAAAGTTGCCAAGCCCCATGGGCACATGCGTTATTTCCCCGATGCTGATCGCGTTCTTATTTCTATATACTAGTAGTAGGACAAATTACTTAATTGATGCTGGCTCACCGACATAAGGcattcaatgattttaaatcacTCCCAGTGATACTTCATATAACAAGAATGTGTAATAGAGGGTGTTGCAGATTCTAGAAACAGACTATATTATATCTTTATCTTCTTGCATGCTGAGTATTCCTGGTCAGTCTGTTAGTGTACATTGCTTAGTGTAgttcataataaatagttagagcacacttgtgtttcttatttattaaatcacatTAATGAACATTGAACACACGCAACACcaggaaaacaaaacatggtGTCAGAAGTTATTTGTGGATTAACTAAATTTTGATTTGAACAGTTTTACCTTAGTAAATATGGAATTTAGTAGAATTCAAGCACCACGCATGGAATGGGACTCGACAAATCTGCCAGAAGCATTCGAAAAGTTTGAGCGTCACGCGAAGGCGAAAACAGAAGAAGAGCAAGTGTCGTAACTGCCCCAAACCTCGAGTATTCGCAGGAACAGCTACGCTCAATGAATAAGGACGTGGACGTCTGTCGATCAAAACCGTTCGAACAAAAGCCGATTACACAGCGCCGTCAGCAACAACGCCGACCAGTGACTTCATCTTCAAGACCGGGACAAGGACCACCGAGACAAGGACGCTCGTGCATGAACTGTGCAACTTCACATACATTCGGAGCGTGCCCGGCAAAAGGGAAACAGTGTCATAACTGTAACAAATACAATCAAGTGTTGCCGGCATGGAAAAAACAATGTGAATAGTGTTGTCGATAATTATGAGGAGATAATCTGTGGTATTCAAGAATACAACATTGACACGGTAAGCACAATTTGTTCTACCGATCGTGCACTAGTCTGTCTGTCCCTTGGCCCCCAAAAATGTCCtgtaaatttcaaaattgatacaGGAAGCGCAGCAAATATTCTTCCCCGCAAAGATTTTCAAGCACTAGGTTTAAATTCCCCGTTAGAGCCCCCCTCTGAACGATTGACATCCTATATAGGTAATCGTACTCCAGTTCTAGGAAAAGTTCAGTTGTACTGTAAATACAAAGAAAGGTCAATCAACACATGGTTTCATGTAGTAGATACCCATGCTGTGCCTCTCTTGAGCCTGAAATCTTCCATAGATCTAGGTTGAATCAAACTGACATGTACCATTGATAAGCAATCATGTGAAAGTACTGGTCAAGTGTTAAACAAACAACAGGTGTTATCTGATTATAAAGACATTTTCACGGGAATTGGTGTAATTCCAGGGGCTATCCCCGTTGTGAATCCTGCAAGGAGGGTACCTGAAGCATTACGTAACCGACTTCAGGAATAACTGAATCGAATGGAGAGCGATGGCATAATCTCCAAGGTTAACAACCCGACTGATTGGGTTAACTCCCTTGTTGTAGTAGAAAAACCAAAAACTGGACAATTGTGAATATGTCTAGACCCAATTAAAAGCATTGAATGAGGCAATACGTAGACCGCACTACCCTATGCCGACACTTGACGACGTTACAGTAAAGTTAGCTGGTTGTCAATACTTTAGTCTTTTAGACATAACTAATGCTTACTGGAGTATTAGACTGGACGAAGAGTCGTCATATTTGACAACGTTTAGAACCCCGTTTGGTAGATACAGATTCACCCGTCTTCCTTATGGTCTCTGCTGTAGTCAAGatgtattttgtcaaaaagTAGACGAAATCTTTGGAGACATGACAGGTGGCAAGGCAATTGTTAACGACATATTGATATATGGTCGGACAAAAGCAGAGCACGACAAAAATCTGAAAGCAGTACTAGACCGTGCCCGCGACAAAGGCATACGATTCGACGTAGACAAATGCCGCGTAGGACTGTCAGAGATACCATATTTTCGTCATATGGTTACATCATCAGGGCTGAAAGCAGACACAGCCAAAATAGAGGCAATTGGGAAATTTGAAACTCCCAAAAATCGTGCAGAGCTAGAGACATTTCTTGGTGTGGTGACATATCTACAGAAATTTGCCCCAAATCTCTCCAAAATTACAAGCCCAATGAGAGATTTACTTAAAAAGGACATAGAGTTCGTTTGGGACCAACCTCAAATTGACGCATTCACAAAGGTCAAGCTGGTTATCACAAAAAGCCCAGTTCTAGCttattttgatccaaagaagCCAGTCTATCTTGAATGCGACGCTTCTATGAATGGAGTGGGTGCAGCTATTATGCAAGATGGTCGACCCATAGCTTATGCATCTAAGACATTGACGCAAACGGAACGTAATTATGAGCTTGACATTGAGTGTGAAATGCTAGCCATTGTGTTTGCATGTCAGCGTTTTCACCAATACATATATGGTAGACATGTAATTGTACACTCTGACCATAAACTTTGCATGCAGCACCACCGCATATGCAGAGGATGATGCTTAGTTTGCAAAAGTATGACCTTGACGTAAGACATGTGAGCGGGAAAAACGTTTCCATCAGTGATCTCTTATCACGGAAACCTATGTCAGATAGTTCCGAAATAGAAGGTCTTGACCTACATGTTCATACCGTGCCTTCAAGCATGACATATACTGACCGCAGTAAACAAAGACCGACCTACAAATGCAGGCATTGAAACGGACTATAGTGCAAGGATGGCCAGATTCTAGATCTGATTGCcccgaactggtggtaaaatttGTTTGTCACgcagaaattcaaataaaaaagagccaatgacaacCCACGACATCCCAAAAGGGCCATGGCAAAAAGTTGCCACTGATTTGTTCCATTTGATGGAAATGAGTATTTACTTGTCGTTGATTATTATagcagatattttgaaatagacAAGCTGTCAGTCACAAAATCATCGACTATTGTCAGAAAACTCAAATCACGTTTCAGTACACACGGAATACCAATACGTATTTTCAGTGACAATGGACCTCAGTACACATCTGAGACATTCAAGACATTTGTCGATTCGTGGCACATTGAACATGTCACATCAAGTCCACGACATCCAAGTTCAAACGGACTTGCAGAATGTACGGTACAGACTGTAAAACGACTGCTAGTAAAGACCAAAGACAGTGGTCATGACCCATATCTAGCATTGTTAGAATACAGGAATACACCCATGTCAGATAGTAAGCAATCACCTGTACAATTGCTTATGAGCAGAAGAACAATTATCTGTTTTACCTACAACGATATCTCAACTGCTACCTAAAACTGTAAACCTAAAAATCGAAAAATTGCtcaaacttctttatttttcgactgatttcaaaaaaatttgaaatataaacccttcattagacactttccaatatgtatacaataaaaaataattattaattaaaataaatgagttctgagtggatttcacgttttgagtggatatcacgtgaaatccactggattcctgtatcaccccgcaccgcaAAACAGCTaatgtcattcggaactcctcggccattttttcaaaaacaacctcggatgtatgccggtacatctgttgaagtagtccgtatttttttgaataaaagcattaatttaatgtagtgtttaagagttgtattcattgctctcagtttaaattgattgccagtgaagtgtattattgcaaacataattacgattcccaagagttaagtcataaattttaactactaaataagattactacgcgatctatttgcagcggacttaaacgtaccactttttaagtatgtaaaccgtccatatacagggtcacggacactacggaccatggacattacggaccagacattacggaccagatttagggacactacggaccagatttatgGACAATACGGAtcatcttcagaaacttacggaccatcatttataatgtttttaaacattttttttaatttattcactcattggtcttaaatttgttaataaatacttgaatattagtgctcagtatgaaaattatctttaatgtaactgaaaaatcccaggaaatccaatgttaaacatcaatgtatttttaataaaatattataataatttgaataatccgaggttgtttttgaaaaaatggccgaggagttccgaatgagctaatgtttgttgacagtctttttgtCGGgcatattttgcaggacgctcctttgttattcatttccgtattaattttcaatttactaAGTCAGGTTTCGTTATGTAATATAcacgttttaagtgaaaatcagtatcatagtcaatggattatagtcttcagtaaacaacagcagTTCCACAGCGTCGAAGACAATACTTAGATCTacgtgtgttttaagtaattcattgttttgtactcaaaatttagtgctaaataataactaaatcagattttgagtgcaaaacttctATTCTAATACACGACTTacaaccattgaacatgttttcgtgagtattttttttaaaatctaaaatgcatttctaagTTTTCATATACTCCTGAGTGTTATAAACAGAaaagtaggacttgtaaatgttttagaaagtctgtatttacacataccgtattataataacatcagtaaaatcagaaaaattAAAACCTTTAATAAGTgtaatgactgttttaattttccgaATTCTTTtttcttatgcaccagtcaattgtagacCTGGGGGAGCGTGGTTACCATTGACTGGCAGACAATgcgaaaacttttttttcttcacaggacattgcgacaggtaaacactgtaaatttacctgtcgcaccaattttttacctgtcgcaatgttacaaacagtattcagttacatcagcctaaaccttgattttaagcctcttatttaaataagttttgtaattccccattaaAACTGGTTAAGATCTTCTTGGTTAGATGTGTCCTACTACTATAAATGAAGAGTAGCTaaacatcataaaaaaataatcaatattcggatcttatgccatatttttttcttcccttgcctcccaAAAAACTCATATCTGGTTCGTCTACCTATGGAACAGCTAAATCTTAcacttttaattcatctttaaattaaagatacagtacggttataaaatgtgacgaattgtactacaagtTAAACTCAGACACAACATTTATTCAGAAACGAAAGTAGAGTTTCTTGTTtatggcaatgttaaacagagcggaaagagtgtcagctcggtatattcatcatcatatttaaatttacaccattgccgggaaccactttgctgaaaaaaatatatacggtattttgtaatttccgaacatttccgtaaaattaAAGTATAAGAGTACGAGCAgaaatcggaaccttacgcGTTTTATCGGGTTTCACGGAAACATGTCTAAAcgggtttacaaatagtgataccCGGATTAACACgttaaataatcatgatataatagttaaaaataactctgaacatttatttagaaactgaaagtaaattttctaaaaattaaatGGTGCTGACTGTAAATggtgctgactgtaatttttcaccggacattgtgaccgacctaaacaaaagtttcgtcggtcaaaattgaaatataccggacatgtccgactgtccgacggacattcgcattgtctggactggtgcataacaagaCCGGTAATTAGGGCAActtcaatattaaataaatgtattacagtttaaagctgccctctaACAGATTGACCGCTTTGACAACTTTAGTCATGAGTggatttttgcgtaaatgtctgctgacaaaagatcagatcacagtttttcatattacattcgaaaatttatgttttatggctaaaagcataaTCGACGCATAAAGAAAAATGGAACAATTGCGATAAGTTTTATTGTAAGTTATCTTATACTAAGGCattgatgggggggggggggggggggggcgtggttacaattgactggtgcattgcgCACTCAGTGCATGTGTGCAAAATCATGCTGTAGATGCAAAGTAAATGCAAAGTATGGaagaaacaaatgttgtttGGTGACTAAACTATGACACAAAATTGACTTCAATTTATTAAAAGCTGCATGTACATCATGAAATAATAATCCTGTTGTTACATTTCAATCAAGATGAATTTTACAAACTTACAAaagataagatttttttaaactctTGTCAATTCATCTTGCACATATGTGTATACATGTCATATCCCTGGTGGGGGGAAATaggccagattttttttatccttttaagtgatctaaccagcAATGTATATGGCACCGCGCACCCCAGTTATGTCGTGCAGCGTTGGGAACGGGCCAGCATATACACTCCAGTATAGTATGGGTGGTCACcgagcccgagccacactgtcTAAGGGGCACGTGCAGTTGGCCATTAATTTGGGGAATTAGCTGGCACAACTGCGAGTTATCGTTTAAGTTTAGATCACGTTTAATGGTTCACTTTGATTAACAACTCGAGTccaattaagatgtttaaaagttggttctttattaattccacatttaagttgaatagttaacaaagataaatccaaagacttatttaacaagaaacattcaatAGTCCATGTGATATATTAAGTTGTGAAAGTAAGTGAATTAATTATATAGTCACAAAAAAAAGTAGTTCAAAGATATTTCCTTAGTAAAAGAAGAAGTACAAAGTTCCTAGTCTATATGTATCTCTAGTGTATATATTTCTCTTCCTtcctaaatgaaaaatattcataCTTATATACCAACTTAAAGAGTAGAAGCCACCAATCAGAATCAAGTGATCAAAAGACAACGATCGAAGATTTTAGAAAGTGTCAcccaaaaacaattattatcaaaaataaaatttacaactAGATTAAGTCTGAGATAATTGAGAAGTGTCAAAGTCTCAAAGAGTAAGGTTTATGATTATGATCTGAGATAATtaactgataataattaagaacGGCAGTAAAATCTTatcagaaatgtcaaaacactcaATTGCAATTACAATGACTGACAAAAGTCTCTTTAGgaaattatgaaagtaaatatcatagaaaaataagatgtaaccaaaaaaagacaataatttttctaacagaatttgaaagagaaagtcacacggtgacatatataataaaaggattatTTAAggactgcgttttgatccggaatgtcttAATCGACTctcatggatttttgcagattttgatttcactggGCTTGCGTCTTGTGAAATATGAATCTGCAAAAGTCCACTCGAGCTGAATACagcctcctggatcaaaacgcagtactaatgaCCCTATTATTGCCTGGCTAACCTGGTCTTAACAATTGCAAATATGATTGAAAGTCATCAACTTAATATAACTGGTACGTTATCTAAAGTAAACTTCGGAGGAAAAGTGTGTCCAGTGTGGGGCTAAAACCCACAGCCACCAGACCACTAGCCTGGCGCTCtgaccaactgagctaaccaggTGGCTGGTTCTTATACACACACACTTTCTTCCTCCCCATTTACTCTTTAGGCTGACAGAGGCACTCCTGCAGTTTACCACTGCCaccattaaaatacatgtaagctTGGGAGTAAAATTGGCCCAGATTGGGGATCGAGCCCACTACTGCCGAATCACTAGCACCACGATCtgaccaactgagctaaccggggaGCTAGTTCtcacccacacacactacataTCCACATTAATGCATAAG
The DNA window shown above is from Mya arenaria isolate MELC-2E11 chromosome 6, ASM2691426v1 and carries:
- the LOC128238347 gene encoding uncharacterized protein LOC128238347, with the protein product MFILVINAYLIIIAQGEKAHLSNYANAKVSCQNRGGLITQELLKFNELINITCELGEYNNLLTDGESVWVQGQAQTGPYIALYTCMRFSNQNKHMFVRIRTLHSNILFECSVFCDHILHSTGYLGIYKDSCLCMSDSFRFPHTPECLEHDFLDIHKRIIVFRLMGKLLFKAQSKSANFNCLGASFQESGKTSYFNTKCSSTLYSICTQRVDSDLSSECKPRVDELCFNEEKNTFFEHYRNCWQYNGTLIPFNSGITESLNYSVMLGSFRAFKAIENDGENNGNVTWSCLSITRFSGTIYMETENCSNENTFICMDDIRNASNQAESETTGGTTKHVVPISTTITTTTTTTTTNIIIIIICLVSLILVTVVALIVRCKCTRLRKYTGPKTETIQEETQLNAFNSEMQNDLTTKAECNQSQCVPEAQQSGKKPDATELMMITVFY